In Eleutherodactylus coqui strain aEleCoq1 chromosome 11, aEleCoq1.hap1, whole genome shotgun sequence, a single window of DNA contains:
- the LOC136582370 gene encoding para-nitrobenzyl esterase-like, with protein MPAASVQSCGTSGVFLAVNPSTRGQRVNTQGEMETQSEYKHLVHSDDEEEEDTSLDKDLDIPDLSCNSPVFKTMAAMFGGIMIPCLVAASLAYRSGNSPCTSVDVTTSYGKVRGQHCDETYNFRGIPYARPPNGSLRWRPPQEPTCWNDILDATEFKSMCAQVRPLSATGQLMGSEDCLYVNVWTPSLDHYANLPVMVWIHGGYLLVGSGSVPGYCPTEELTSHSQMVHVSFNYRLNAFGFMALQLLREGSPTNTSGNYGFMDQIAALKWVQKNIKSFGGNPNKVTIYGQSSGGTSVWTLMVSPLAKGLFHRGIDMSGSSVYKATMAETEQVNLVFLDRTGCRDAQCLWNLNIRQILQSAPWTEYPNWAADDLCDLPQKGKFVGPLAVVDGYVVPAPPLDVWKQKTPGYSDVPYVIGTTLQETDVAPRYANISKWSAEDYHWFVNSLLNTFGGNLSAQALALYPTSEFCSQPERCVEKAYMTMVSDLRASCPSNIRAQLAAETLTSPVYRYQVTYTPSRPTKINELYSYNGWFAFHVLDTVGFFGTLDFALGETSEDDRTFQRLMRKYLLHFAKEGTMPPEWPEYPNGTALLSTMLRVEKNYRSAQCALWENNDMFQYAWIN; from the exons ATGCCAGCAGCTTCTGTGCAGAGCTGTGGCACAAGTGGGGTTTTTCTCGCTGTGAACCCCAGCACACGGGGACA ACGTGTGAACACGCAGGGAGAGATGGAAACCCAATCTGAATATAAACATTTGGTCCACtcagatgatgaagaggaggaggacacATCTCTAGACAAGGACCTTGATATACCAGACCTTTCTTGCAACTCTCCAGTTTTCAAGACTATGGCAGCCATGTTTGGGGGTATCATGATACCGTGCTTGGTGGCGGCCAGTTTGGCGTATCGATCTGGAAATTCACCATGCACCTCGGTAGATGTGACTACATCATATGGCAAAGTACGCGGCCAGCACTGTGATGAGACTTACAACTTTAGAGGGATTCCATATGCACGTCCACCCAATGGATCATTACGGTGGAGACCCCCACAGGAACCTACCTGCTGGAATGACATTCTGGATGCTACCGAGTTCAAATCCATGTGTGCCCAAGTGAGGCCTCTGAGTGCAACAGGTCAATTGATGGGATCAGAAGATTGCCTCTATGTCAATGTATGGACACCCTCACTGGATCACTATGCAAACTTACCGGTTATGGTCTGGATTCATGGTGGATATCTTCTCGTCGGTAGTGGATCAGTGCCTGGGTATTGTCCTACAGAGGAACTAACAAGCCACAGTCAGATGGTCCATGTTAGCTTCAACTACCGTCTAAATGCATTCGGATTCATGGCTTTGCAGCTGCTGAGAGAAGGATCCCCCACCAATACTTCCG GTAATTATGGATTCATGGATCAGATTGCTGCACTAAAATGGGTACAGAAGAACATCAAGTCTTTTGGTGGAAATCCAAACAAAGTGACCATCTATGGGCAGAGCTCAG GAGGCACCTCAGTATGGACATTGATGGTGTCACCTTTGGCCAAAGGTCTTTTTCACCGCGGCATAGACATGAGTGGATCATCTGTATATAAAGCCACTATGGCGGAAACAGAACAGGTCAACCTCGTATTCCTGGACCGCACAGGCTGCCGGGATGCTCAGTGCTTGTGGAATCTGAATATACGTCAAATCCTTCAG TCTGCCCCGTGGACTGAATACCCAAACTGGGCTGCAGACGACTTATGTGACCTACCGCAAAAAGGAAAATTTGTCGGTCCATTGGCTGTGGTGGATGGATACGTGGTGCCTGCTCCTCCACTGGATGTATGGAAACAGAAAACACCAGGTTACAGTGATGTGCCGTATGTGATTGGTACCACCCTTCAAGAAACAGATGTGGC CCCACGTTACGCCAATATATCTAAGTGGTCGGCCGAAGATTACCATTGGTTTGTGAATT CACTTCTGAACACATTTGGAGGAAATCTTTCAGCCCAAGCCCTGGCTCTGTATCCCACCTCTGAGTTCTGCTCCCAGCCTGAACGATGTGTGGAGAAGGCTTACATGACTATGGTGTCAGACCTCAGGGCTTCATGTCCCAGTAATATTCGGGCCCAACTAGCGGCAG AGACCCTGACCAGCCCAGTCTACCGCTACCAGGTCACCTACACTCCTTCCCGTCCAACTAAAATCAACGAACTCTACTCCTACAACGGCTGGTTTGCCTTCCACGTGCTGGATACAGTAGGATTTTTTGGAACACTGGACTTCGCTTTAGGGGAAACATCAGAAGATGACCGCACCTTCCAGAGACTGATGAGGAAATACTTATTACACTTTGCCAAAGAAG GGACCATGCCACCCGAGTGGCCCGAATATCCTAATGGGACTGCACTTCTATCTACGATGCTGCGAGTAGAGAAGAACTATCGCTCCGCTCAGTGTGCGCTGTGGGAGAACAACGACATGTTCCAATATGCCTGGATCAATTGA